In a genomic window of Oncorhynchus masou masou isolate Uvic2021 unplaced genomic scaffold, UVic_Omas_1.1 unplaced_scaffold_5985, whole genome shotgun sequence:
- the LOC135536349 gene encoding serum factor response D-like yields the protein MEQVVPAPSLATSFPCKQCGKMFYKIKSRNAHMKIHRQQQDDWRHPGLVINLAQNVTPNLGTNLPQLQASGRAYLPGPINNNNSNHHTGGAHTIIINNNTNNNISDPNIPNTNNMTNSNSVSVIDSTPNQRGHAPLLSVQQSWDLFQLNSNPAAGFYYDPEVKGALGVTVGG from the exons ATGGAACAGGTGGTACCAGCCCCGTCATTGGCTACCAGCTTCCCCTGTAAGCAGTGTGGAAA GATGTTCTATAAGATAAAGAGTCGTAACGCCCATATGAAGATCCATAGGCAGCAGCAGGATGACTGGAGACACCCAGGCCTTGTCATCAACCTAGCCCAGAACGTCACCCCCAACCTGGGAACCAATCTACCCCAGCTCCAGGCTTCAGGTCGGGCCTACCTCCCAGgccccatcaacaacaacaacagcaaccacCACACTGGTGGTGctcacaccatcatcatcaacaacaacaccaacaacaacatcagtGATCCAAACATTCCAAACACCAATAACATGACCAATAGCAACAGTGTCAGCGTCATCGACTCCACTCCTAATCAGAGAGGAcacgcccccctcctctctgtccagcaATCGTGGGACTTGTTTCAGTTGAACTCTAATCCTGCGGCAGGGTTCTACTATGACCCGGAAGTGAAAGGAGCCCTGGGGGTCACGGTGGGAGGGTGA